One Flavobacterium sp. 90 DNA segment encodes these proteins:
- a CDS encoding integrase core domain-containing protein, whose amino-acid sequence MRNNSQDSTLERNYLEKYRFLIKEYEQVKNKTHPLYKKAMDFYAANNTCRKSFLKYYNRFKQSGKSIDLLPQKRGPKYKTRRPLPFIEQKVIALREKGNNKYEIVSILRPKLGKHTPSYSGVYNILKRNKINRLTPKIKKNHQKIIKERMGQLGHIDCHYLSKSIIKGENKNRYLVCVIDDYSRIAWAELVSDITSLTVMFAALKCLNILSDHYEIKFEEILSDNGAEFGPKTSKVKNNHPFERMLMELGIVHRYTKPYRPQTNGKVERFWRTLEDDLLRDTDFDSHEELKEELLQYLYYYNHERPHQGIDGKKTIEMINPLPK is encoded by the coding sequence ATGAGAAATAATAGTCAGGATTCCACTTTAGAGCGGAACTACTTAGAGAAGTATCGTTTTCTAATAAAAGAATATGAACAGGTAAAAAATAAAACTCATCCTTTGTATAAAAAAGCAATGGATTTTTATGCAGCAAATAATACTTGCCGAAAGAGTTTTTTAAAGTATTATAATCGCTTTAAACAAAGTGGGAAATCTATTGATTTATTGCCCCAAAAAAGAGGTCCCAAATATAAAACAAGACGTCCTTTGCCTTTTATAGAGCAAAAAGTAATTGCATTACGAGAAAAAGGAAACAACAAATATGAAATTGTTAGTATCTTAAGGCCCAAATTAGGGAAGCATACACCATCATATTCAGGAGTTTATAATATTTTAAAACGCAATAAAATAAATAGATTAACTCCGAAGATTAAAAAGAATCATCAAAAAATAATCAAGGAAAGAATGGGACAACTTGGTCATATTGATTGTCATTATTTGAGCAAAAGTATAATTAAAGGGGAAAATAAAAATCGCTATTTAGTTTGTGTAATAGATGATTACAGTCGAATTGCCTGGGCTGAATTAGTTTCTGATATTACCAGTTTAACAGTTATGTTTGCGGCATTGAAATGTTTAAACATCCTAAGTGATCATTATGAAATAAAATTTGAAGAGATATTATCTGATAATGGAGCTGAATTTGGACCTAAAACAAGCAAAGTGAAAAATAATCACCCTTTTGAGAGGATGTTAATGGAATTAGGTATTGTTCATAGGTACACAAAACCCTACAGACCACAAACTAATGGTAAAGTTGAACGCTTTTGGAGAACTCTTGAAGATGATTTATTGAGAGACACAGATTTTGATTCTCATGAAGAATTAAAAGAAGAATTATTGCAATACTTATATTATTATAATCATGAAAGACCACATCAAGGTATTGATGGAAAAAAAACAATCGAAATGATAAATCCGTTACCGAAATAA
- a CDS encoding integrase core domain-containing protein, which translates to MRNNSQDSTLERNYLEKYRFLIKEYEQVKNKTHPLYKKAMDFYAANNTCRKSFLKYYNRFKQSGKSIDLLPQKRGPKYKTRRPLPFIEQKVIALREKGNNKYEIVSILRPKLGKHTPSYSGVYNILKRNKINRLTPKIKKNHQKIIKERMGQLGHIDCHYLSKSIIKGENKNRYLVCVIDDYSRIAWAELVSDITSLTVMFAALKCLNILSDHYEIKFEEILSDNGAEFGPKTSKVKNNHPFERMLMELGIVHRYTKPYRPQTNGKVERFWRTLEDDLLRDTDFDSHEELKEELLQYLYYYNHERPHQGIDGKKPIEMINPLPK; encoded by the coding sequence ATGAGAAATAATAGTCAGGATTCCACTTTAGAGCGGAACTACTTAGAGAAGTATCGTTTTCTAATAAAAGAATATGAACAGGTAAAAAATAAAACTCATCCTTTGTATAAAAAAGCAATGGATTTTTATGCAGCAAATAATACTTGCCGAAAGAGTTTTTTAAAGTATTATAATCGCTTTAAACAAAGTGGGAAATCTATTGATTTATTGCCCCAAAAAAGAGGTCCCAAATATAAAACAAGACGTCCTTTGCCTTTTATAGAGCAAAAAGTAATTGCATTACGAGAAAAAGGAAACAACAAATATGAAATTGTTAGTATCTTAAGGCCCAAATTAGGGAAGCATACACCATCATATTCAGGAGTTTATAATATTTTAAAACGCAATAAAATAAATAGATTAACTCCGAAGATTAAAAAGAATCATCAAAAAATAATCAAGGAAAGAATGGGACAACTTGGTCATATTGATTGTCATTATTTGAGCAAAAGTATAATTAAAGGGGAAAATAAAAATCGCTATTTAGTTTGTGTAATAGATGATTACAGTCGAATTGCCTGGGCTGAATTAGTTTCTGATATTACCAGTTTAACAGTTATGTTTGCGGCATTGAAATGTTTAAACATCCTAAGTGATCATTATGAAATAAAATTTGAAGAGATATTATCTGATAATGGAGCTGAATTTGGACCTAAAACAAGCAAAGTGAAAAATAATCACCCTTTTGAGAGGATGTTAATGGAATTAGGTATTGTTCATAGGTACACAAAACCCTACAGACCACAAACTAATGGTAAAGTTGAACGCTTTTGGAGAACTCTTGAAGATGATTTATTGAGAGACACAGATTTTGATTCTCATGAAGAATTAAAAGAAGAATTATTGCAATACTTATATTATTATAATCATGAAAGACCACATCAAGGTATTGATGGAAAAAAACCAATCGAAATGATAAATCCGTTACCGAAATAA
- a CDS encoding DNA mismatch repair protein MutS produces MISITEKTLQDLQFPTVLETISAGCNTDIGKEKALQITPFRDKETLMQALMQTSEYVSSFQNNNAIPNHGFDAITHEIKFLAIEDSFLEVGSFRKIATLSSTSNFLLNFLKKFDDYYPNLNARASRVEYTKDIVTLIDAIVDKYGEIKDNASPALLSIRQNMNIVRGKVNQSFGVALTHNNSLGYLDDIKESFVQNRRVLAVLAMYRRKVKGSILGSSKTGSIAYIEPEATLQYSRELANLEYEEKEEITRILKQLSNQIRPYLPLLIEYQEFLSDIDVVAGKAKYANRINGILPTITEERRLFFREAYHPILYLNNKQKNEVTHPQTIELKQDNRIIVISGPNAGGKTISLKTVGLLQLMLQSGMLIPVHERSETFLFDRILTDIGDNQSIENHLSTYSYRLKNMNYFLKKCNKKTMFLIDEFGTGSDPELGGALAEIFLEEFYHREAFGIITTHYSNLKILANELPFATNANMMFDEKSLEPMYKLALGQAGSSFTFEVALKNGIPFGLINRAKKKIEVGKVRFDKTIATLQKERSKLEKTSINLKEEETRAREESKKMENINVKIKQKLESYQELYDSNQKTIYIGQKIEDISEKYFNNKNKKELIGEFLKIIEIENSKRKKATPKEAKAIIEKKKEVIAEVTVQVEEIRKEKKEKKLKPVIEKPKPVLKVGDRVRMQDGRSVGSIDSIEKNKATVNYGIFTSKVSLDELEFVEAGKK; encoded by the coding sequence ATGATATCCATTACCGAAAAAACATTACAAGATTTACAATTTCCAACAGTACTCGAAACCATTTCAGCAGGCTGTAATACTGACATTGGAAAAGAAAAAGCTTTACAAATAACACCTTTTAGAGACAAAGAAACTTTGATGCAAGCCTTGATGCAGACATCAGAATATGTTTCGTCTTTTCAAAATAACAACGCAATTCCTAATCATGGATTTGACGCTATAACACACGAAATTAAGTTTTTAGCAATTGAAGACAGCTTTCTTGAAGTAGGAAGTTTTAGAAAAATTGCTACACTTTCTTCGACATCGAATTTCTTGCTGAATTTCCTTAAAAAGTTCGATGACTATTATCCAAATTTAAACGCAAGAGCATCACGAGTTGAATATACCAAAGACATTGTTACTTTAATCGATGCCATTGTAGATAAATATGGCGAAATAAAAGACAATGCTTCACCGGCTTTATTGAGTATTCGCCAAAACATGAATATTGTTCGAGGCAAAGTAAATCAAAGTTTTGGAGTTGCACTTACTCACAATAATAGTCTTGGTTACTTAGACGATATTAAAGAAAGCTTTGTTCAAAACCGTAGAGTTTTGGCGGTTTTGGCAATGTATCGTCGAAAAGTAAAAGGCTCAATTTTAGGAAGTTCCAAAACCGGAAGTATCGCTTATATTGAACCAGAAGCAACTTTGCAATATTCTCGCGAATTAGCAAATCTTGAATACGAAGAAAAAGAAGAGATTACCAGAATCTTAAAGCAATTATCAAATCAAATTCGTCCGTACTTACCTTTATTAATTGAGTATCAGGAATTTTTAAGTGATATTGATGTTGTTGCCGGAAAAGCAAAATACGCCAATAGAATAAACGGAATCCTACCAACAATTACAGAAGAGAGAAGATTGTTTTTTAGAGAAGCGTATCATCCGATTTTGTATTTGAATAATAAGCAAAAAAACGAAGTCACGCATCCGCAAACTATTGAATTAAAACAAGATAACCGAATCATTGTAATTTCTGGTCCAAATGCCGGAGGAAAAACAATTTCGCTTAAAACAGTTGGTTTACTGCAATTGATGTTACAATCCGGAATGTTGATTCCTGTCCATGAACGAAGCGAAACTTTTTTATTCGACAGAATTTTAACAGATATTGGAGATAACCAATCTATTGAAAATCACTTAAGTACTTATAGTTACCGATTAAAAAACATGAATTATTTCTTGAAGAAATGCAATAAGAAAACCATGTTTTTAATTGATGAATTTGGTACAGGTTCTGATCCTGAATTAGGTGGAGCTTTGGCTGAAATTTTCTTAGAAGAATTTTATCATCGTGAAGCTTTCGGAATTATCACAACGCATTATTCAAATTTAAAGATTCTCGCCAACGAATTACCTTTTGCTACAAATGCAAATATGATGTTCGATGAAAAATCTTTGGAACCAATGTATAAGTTAGCTTTAGGTCAAGCCGGAAGTTCGTTTACTTTTGAAGTTGCCTTGAAAAATGGAATCCCGTTTGGATTAATCAATCGCGCCAAAAAGAAAATCGAAGTTGGTAAAGTTCGTTTTGATAAAACTATTGCAACACTTCAAAAAGAAAGATCAAAACTCGAAAAAACTTCTATAAATCTTAAAGAAGAAGAAACCCGAGCGCGTGAGGAAAGCAAAAAGATGGAAAACATCAATGTAAAAATCAAGCAGAAATTGGAAAGCTATCAGGAATTATATGATAGTAATCAGAAGACAATTTACATTGGTCAGAAAATTGAAGATATCTCTGAGAAATATTTCAACAATAAAAACAAGAAAGAACTTATTGGCGAATTCTTGAAAATTATTGAAATCGAAAATTCAAAACGCAAAAAAGCAACTCCAAAAGAAGCTAAAGCGATAATCGAAAAGAAAAAAGAAGTCATTGCAGAAGTAACAGTTCAGGTTGAAGAAATTCGAAAAGAGAAAAAAGAAAAGAAACTTAAACCTGTTATCGAAAAGCCCAAACCAGTTTTAAAAGTTGGCGATCGCGTGAGAATGCAAGACGGAAGATCTGTTGGAAGCATTGATTCTATAGAAAAAAACAAAGCAACTGTTAATTATGGAATCTTTACTTCGAAAGTAAGTTTAGATGAATTGGAATTTGTTGAAGCTGGAAAGAAGTAA
- a CDS encoding alanine dehydrogenase — MSITLTPFTKQQLLPQEEKLEIGRFKSELFIGIPKETSYQERRICLTPDAVNSLTYEGHRVMIESGAGESSSYSDKEYADAGAEVTKDTKKVFGCPLLLKVEPPTLAEIEMINPETIIISAIQLKTKRKAYFEALALKKITALAFEYIKDEDGSYPAVKSLSEIAGTASILIAAELMITDEFGKGLLFGNITGVPPTEVVILGAGTVGEFAAKTAIGLGANVKVFDNSITKLRRLQNNLNQRIFTSTIQQKALLKALRRCDVAIGAMRGKERCPIVVTETMVEHMKKGAVIVDVSIDTGGCFESSEVTTHEKPTFIKSNVLHYCVPNIPSRYSKTASLSISNILTPYLIQIAEDGGLESAIRCNKGLKNGVYLYHGILTNKAIGEWFDLPDNDINLLVF, encoded by the coding sequence ATGTCAATTACCTTAACTCCATTTACGAAACAACAATTGTTGCCACAAGAAGAAAAACTTGAAATTGGCCGATTCAAAAGTGAACTTTTTATAGGAATTCCTAAAGAAACAAGTTACCAGGAACGTCGTATTTGCCTGACTCCAGATGCCGTAAACTCTTTGACTTACGAAGGTCATCGTGTTATGATTGAATCTGGTGCCGGAGAAAGCTCTAGCTATTCTGATAAAGAATATGCAGATGCTGGTGCAGAAGTAACAAAAGACACTAAAAAAGTTTTTGGCTGTCCGTTATTACTTAAAGTTGAACCTCCAACATTGGCTGAAATTGAAATGATAAATCCCGAAACGATTATTATTTCGGCAATTCAGTTAAAGACAAAAAGGAAAGCATACTTTGAAGCCTTAGCTCTGAAAAAAATAACCGCACTTGCTTTTGAATATATTAAGGACGAAGACGGTTCTTATCCTGCTGTAAAATCATTAAGCGAAATTGCAGGAACGGCTTCCATATTAATTGCTGCCGAATTAATGATCACAGACGAATTTGGAAAAGGACTTTTGTTTGGTAATATTACCGGCGTCCCTCCTACTGAAGTCGTGATTCTTGGTGCGGGAACTGTAGGTGAATTTGCCGCTAAAACCGCAATTGGACTTGGCGCAAACGTAAAAGTTTTTGATAATTCGATTACCAAATTACGTCGTTTACAAAATAATTTAAACCAAAGAATATTTACTTCTACCATTCAGCAAAAAGCATTATTAAAAGCTTTAAGACGTTGTGATGTAGCTATTGGTGCGATGCGCGGAAAAGAACGCTGCCCGATTGTCGTGACAGAAACTATGGTTGAGCACATGAAAAAAGGAGCTGTAATTGTCGATGTGAGTATTGACACAGGAGGTTGTTTCGAAAGTTCTGAAGTTACAACTCACGAAAAACCAACTTTTATAAAAAGTAATGTTTTACACTATTGTGTACCAAATATTCCGTCAAGATATTCCAAAACTGCCTCACTTTCAATTAGTAACATCTTAACTCCTTACTTAATTCAGATAGCTGAAGATGGTGGCTTAGAGAGCGCAATCAGATGTAATAAAGGTTTAAAAAACGGAGTTTATTTGTACCACGGAATCCTTACCAACAAAGCAATTGGCGAATGGTTTGATTTGCCTGATAACGATATTAATTTACTTGTATTTTAA
- a CDS encoding DCC1-like thiol-disulfide oxidoreductase family protein codes for MQNLPENKKIILFDGVCNLCNGAVQFIIKNDKKDIFRFVALQSELGIEICNYIGVDQTKIDSIILYNPGVAYYYKSTAAIKIAEELGGIYSLISIGRIFPEKIRNYIYDYIAKNRYKWYGKKESCMIPTPELKSKFL; via the coding sequence ATGCAAAACCTTCCAGAAAACAAAAAAATAATCCTCTTTGATGGCGTTTGCAATTTATGCAATGGTGCTGTTCAGTTTATTATCAAAAATGACAAAAAAGATATTTTCCGTTTTGTGGCTTTGCAATCAGAATTGGGAATTGAAATTTGCAATTATATCGGAGTTGATCAAACCAAAATTGATAGCATAATTTTATACAATCCTGGAGTTGCTTATTATTACAAATCTACAGCCGCAATTAAAATTGCCGAAGAACTTGGAGGAATTTATAGTTTGATTTCTATAGGTAGAATATTCCCGGAAAAAATCCGAAATTATATTTACGATTACATTGCAAAGAATCGTTACAAATGGTATGGTAAAAAAGAAAGCTGTATGATTCCTACTCCGGAGTTGAAGAGTAAATTTTTATAA
- a CDS encoding uracil-DNA glycosylase — MKINLSPEWQAILKDEIEKPYFNELMLALDVEYKTHTCYPPAELIFSAFNNCSFSDLKVVIIGQDPYHGEGEANGLSFSVNDSVKIPPSLRNIFRELNDDFDSIFMATSGNLEKWAQQGVLLLNASLTVRKDSPNSHKHLKWNLFTDAVIQAISDQKENVVFLLWGSFAQKKGLKIDRSKHCVLESGHPSPMSANQGKWFGNKHFSKTNDFLQSKRIKEIEW; from the coding sequence ATGAAAATTAATCTCTCTCCTGAGTGGCAAGCAATTTTAAAAGACGAAATCGAAAAGCCATATTTCAATGAATTGATGTTGGCTTTAGACGTCGAATACAAAACTCATACTTGCTATCCTCCGGCAGAATTAATTTTCTCGGCTTTTAACAACTGTTCTTTTTCAGATCTAAAAGTTGTTATCATTGGTCAGGATCCTTATCATGGAGAAGGAGAAGCCAATGGTTTAAGTTTTTCGGTAAATGATTCCGTTAAAATTCCGCCTTCATTGCGTAATATTTTTAGAGAATTAAATGATGATTTTGATTCCATTTTTATGGCGACTTCCGGCAATTTAGAAAAATGGGCTCAGCAAGGTGTTTTGCTTTTAAATGCTTCATTAACAGTTCGCAAAGATAGTCCAAATAGTCATAAACACTTAAAGTGGAATCTTTTTACGGATGCTGTGATTCAGGCAATTTCTGATCAAAAAGAAAATGTTGTCTTCTTATTATGGGGAAGTTTCGCTCAGAAAAAAGGTCTTAAAATAGATCGTTCAAAACATTGTGTTTTAGAATCAGGACATCCTTCGCCAATGAGTGCTAATCAAGGAAAATGGTTTGGGAATAAACATTTTAGTAAAACAAATGACTTTCTACAATCAAAAAGAATTAAGGAGATTGAATGGTAA
- a CDS encoding DUF4258 domain-containing protein, with translation MKFVHRFAYYLIGLIMGCFFVALVFSGKDTRCNYFPNARVLNNLRTKPFQYSPKAIQTLNEKWVDTLDIKNTLTYGDVDFDQSNIPFKKGKLYIIEGKTVKNQEIILKVINYENKAILDEIVKKTAEK, from the coding sequence ATGAAGTTCGTACATCGTTTTGCATATTATTTGATTGGTTTGATTATGGGATGCTTTTTTGTAGCCCTTGTTTTTAGTGGAAAAGATACTCGTTGTAATTATTTCCCGAACGCCAGAGTTTTGAATAATTTAAGAACAAAACCGTTTCAATATTCTCCAAAAGCAATCCAGACTTTAAACGAAAAATGGGTTGATACTTTAGATATTAAAAACACATTAACATACGGAGACGTTGATTTTGATCAAAGTAATATTCCTTTCAAAAAAGGTAAACTATATATTATAGAAGGAAAAACAGTTAAAAACCAAGAGATTATTCTTAAGGTAATTAACTACGAAAACAAAGCAATTCTAGACGAGATCGTTAAGAAAACAGCAGAAAAATAG